The Oncorhynchus tshawytscha isolate Ot180627B linkage group LG30, Otsh_v2.0, whole genome shotgun sequence genome includes a region encoding these proteins:
- the LOC112228836 gene encoding leucine-rich repeat transmembrane protein FLRT1-like, with amino-acid sequence MAPEGVAELRDWLFLLMLCLTLLAEVLEFAAATGYEEEEDLVCPSVCRCDEDFIYCNDRGLSSIPPLPPSATVLYLQNNHIDNAGLPTSLERHLTVRVVYLYDNELDDFPMHLPPSLRELHLQDNNIRTLPRATLARMPLLEKLHLDDNSVSTVSIEDKAFIDNPRLRLLFLSRNHLSSIPSGLPASLEELRLDDNRISTIPTHAFRGLSSLRRLVLDGNLLANQRIADDTFSRLSNLTELSLVRNSLLTPPLNLPSAHLQRLSLQDNALIHMPRGSLDGMRRLQRLDLSGNNLTTLPRGLFKDLDSLGQLLARGNPWHCGCNLRWLHDWLHARGNSITVRGLICQAPEKVRDMTLKDLTSQMEECEVTGVVPAGAGAGATGSGTRDRVGGVGGVAASSTTLSPPQGSLFTLRSKRPGLGLPDSGLDYTLGSSGVGKSLALNVKPLAHDSIRVTWSVAQPTSSFRLSWLRLGTSAAMGSITETLVRGDRREYLLTSLQPRSSYIICMVPLAASSGGKGAMAGGDTDSDEAPVCAKAETSDPSQPDVGQEDNQDPEHMATLPLAGIIGGATVIVSLALIFAIFCWYGHRAGRLSSRDQYSRGSSRKSKHYDDYIESGTKKDTTILEIRGPGFQMTPMVTHQPPKPLREDYIIHTIFPSNGTGLYKGAHQVSNAGYGTNRGYRERGIPDIDYCYT; translated from the coding sequence ATGGCGCCGGAGGGAGTGGCCGAGCTGCGTGATTGGCTGTTCCTGCTGATGCTCTGCCTGACTCTGTTGGCCGAGGTGCTGGAGTTTGCTGCAGCCACAGGgtacgaggaggaggaagacttgGTGTGCCCCTCAGTGTGCCGATGTGATGAGGACTTCATCTACTGCAACGACCGTGGCCTGAGCTCTATcccccctctgcccccctctGCCACTGTGCTCTACCTTCAGAACAACCACATAGACAACGCCGGGCTCCCCACCTCCCTGGAGCGACACCTAACCGTCCGAGTGGTCTACCTGTACGATAACGAGCTGGATGACTTCCCCATGCACCTGCCCCCTTCCCTCCGGGAGCTGCACCTGCAGGATAACAACATCCGTACGCTTCCCCGCGCCACCTTGGCCCGCATGCCTCTACTGGAGAAGCTGCACCTGGACGACAACTCTGTCTCCACCGTCAGCATCGAAGACAAGGCCTTCATTGACAACCCGCGGCTGCGTCTGCTCTTCCTGTCTCGCAACCACCTGTCCAGCATCCCCTCTGGGCTCCCGGCCTCTCTGGAGGAGCTGAGGCTGGACGACAACCGCATCTCCACCATCCCCACCCACGCCTTCCGCGGCCTCTCCTCCCTGCGACGCCTCGTCCTGGACGGAAACCTCCTGGCCAATCAGCGCATCGCAGACGACACCTTCTCCCGCCTCTCCAACCTGACGGAGCTTTCGCTGGTGCGTAACTCCCTCCTGACACCGCCACTCAACCTGCCCAGCGCCCACTTGCAACGTCTCTCCCTGCAGGACAATGCTCTGATCCACATGCCCCGTGGCTCCTTGGACGGCATGAGGAGGCTCCAAAGACTAGACCTGTCTGGCAACAACCTGACCACCCTGCCTCGGGGCCTGTTCAAAGACCTGGATAGCCTGGGACAACTGCTGGCGCGGGGGAATCCCTGGCACTGTGGCTGTAACCTGCGCTGGCTACATGACTGGCTGCACGCTAGGGGTAACTCCATCACGGTGAGGGGCCTCATCTGCCAGGCGCCCGAAAAGGTTAGAGACATGACCCTCAAGGACCTGACCAGCCAGATGGAGGAGTGTGAAGTCACAGGGGTAGTGCCTGCCGGGGCCGGGGCTGGAGCCACAGGCagtgggaccagagacagagtGGGTGGGGTAGGAGGAGTTGCCGCTAGCTCCACCACCCTTTCCCCTCCACAGGGCTCCCTCTTCACCCTGCGCTCCAAGCGGCCCGGCCTGGGGCTACCAGACTCTGGTCTAGACTACACCCTGGGTAGCAGTGGAGTTGGTAAGAGCCTGGCCCTGAATGTCAAGCCCCTGGCCCACGACAGCATTCGTGTCACCTGGAGCGTGGCCCAGCCCACCTCCTCCTTCAGACTCAGCTGGCTGCGGCTGGGCACCAGCGCTGCCATGGGCTCCATCACAGAGACCCTGGTGAGAGGAGACCGCAGAGAGTACCTGCTCACCTCCCTGCAACCCCGCTCCAGCTACATCATCTGCATGGTGCCCCTGGCGGCCAGCTCCGGGGGTAAAGGAGCCATGGCAGGCGGAGATACTGACTCAGATGAAGCTCCAGTGTGCGCTAAAGCTGAGACGTCAGACCCCAGTCAGCCAGATGTGGGCCAGGAGGACAACCAGGACCCGGAACACATGGCTACTCTGCCTCTGGCTGGGATCATTGGAGGAGCTACTGTCATCGTTTCTCTGGCCCTCATATTTGCCATCTTCTGCTGGTACGGGCATCGGGCCGGACGCCTGTCTTCTCGTGATCAATACAGCCGTGGCAGCTCCAGGAAGAGCAAGCACTACGATGACTACATTGAGTCAGGCACAAAGAAGGACACCACCATCCTGGAGATCCGAGGCCCAGGGTTCCAGATGACGCCCATGGTTACCCACCAGCCGCCCAAGCCCCTCCGGGAGGATTACATAATCCACACTATATTCCCCTCCAATGGCACCGGCCTCTACAAAGGTGCCCACCAAGTGTCCAATGCAGGGTATGGCACCAACCGTGGCTATAGAGAAAGAGGGATCCCAGATATAGACTACTGTTACACGTGA